From the Planococcus sp. MB-3u-03 genome, the window TCAAGAAAGCGAAGACGAAGACGGCGAATGTTATTTTTATCGAAACGTGATGTCGAAAATAAAATCTCCTAAAAAAATGGAGTCAGCTGCATCCCGCTCCAAGCGCATTAGTGCGAATATGCTAAATGGAAGTGAACCAGCCGATTTCATGAATTTCTTGCGTTATGACTATGTGAAAACTTTAACTTCTAGACAAGCGGCGCGCTTTGAGCACAATCGCCTTCGAGATATCGCTATTCTTTCCCTATTACTCGGTAGCGGGATTCGCGTAAATGAAGCTGCTGGATTGCTCACTACTGATTTAGATATGCTTCATGCAGATGTAAGAGTGCAGCGTAAAGGTAATAAATTAGATACCGTCAGTATTACGACCACCGCTATGCATGACATTCAAAACTACTTAGCTGTACGGGAACAATTATATAAACCGGATCCGAAGAATTTATACATGTTTCTTACGAAATACCGTGGAAAAGCAAATCCCATAAGCGTGGAATCCATTGAAAAAATTGTTAAAAAGTATACAGTGGCTTTCACAAAGGGAAGAGAAATGAGTCCTCATAAGATGCGTAATTCATTCGCAAAAAGCTTCCTGGATAGCGGCGGCTCACTGATAGCTCTCAGAGATCAGCTT encodes:
- the xerS gene encoding tyrosine recombinase XerS encodes the protein MPAPTRKTIIAEQHIEKAIQHMPFYVVEYIRAKKRATLSPRTLSGYLHDYKRFFDWLRQEGFTTAERNADIPYTVLETLKKTDVEMFIEMLMEEKIQKREGVYVQRTLESTTRFIQSLKSLFNYLTQESEDEDGECYFYRNVMSKIKSPKKMESAASRSKRISANMLNGSEPADFMNFLRYDYVKTLTSRQAARFEHNRLRDIAILSLLLGSGIRVNEAAGLLTTDLDMLHADVRVQRKGNKLDTVSITTTAMHDIQNYLAVREQLYKPDPKNLYMFLTKYRGKANPISVESIEKIVKKYTVAFTKGREMSPHKMRNSFAKSFLDSGGSLIALRDQLGHNSIETTALYTNFTQEEQRVVLRAMDSVQTTDKE